The Terriglobales bacterium genome includes the window GTTGAACTCTCAGTTGGCGCCAAGGGTAGCTAATACTGCTCAAGTCACAATTGGCTCCGTGCAAGATCCGCTACAGATTAGTTCGCAGGACCAATTCAGTGTTCGCGACTCGCTTAGCATTCCCATCAAGGGAAAATCTCTGCTCCTTGGAGTCGAGCATGATAGGGTGAATCCATCGCTGATTACCAAATTGAACCAAGAATTGAATTTGCTATCACCGCAGTTGCAAGCTCAATTCCTGGCCGATCCCGTGGCATTTGTGGACTCCACGAACTTTCCCCCTGAGGTTAAGGCACTACTGTTGGCCCAGCAGCCGATCGGAACAACGGTTTCGGCCTCCACGACGATCGTATTGAAATCGAAACTTCGGTTCAGTCCAAATGTTTCGGCAACCTATGGATCGAACGGGGCCCTTGCGAACAATTGGACGCAGTCATTCGGCTATTCACTGATCTATCAATTTCGTCCGGACCTGCAATTTCGATCTTCGCTAAACAATGTCCTGCTTTGGGACACACGCCAGAACAGCACGCTACGCACCACGATTCTCTCTGTGGGGTTCCAGAAAACCTTCACTGCGGCTCCGGGAACGCTGCCGTTCCTCCACCGGGGGCGCATCATCGAAGGCCATGTCTTTCGCGATAACAACATCAATGGCGCGTTCAATACCAACGAGCCCGGACTGCCTGGAATAGAAGTGCGGCTCGAAGATGGACAAACAGCAACCACAGACGAGCAAGGTCGATATCGCTTTAGCGGTTTGTCCGCAGACGAACATCAGGTCTCTCTTGATCTCACACAATTCCGGCAGCCTGTCCGTATGACCACTCGGGGAGAACTCACCGCCGACCTGGTCCAGCAGCACATCGTCGTTGAGAACTTCGGAATTCTCGACTTCGCACGCGTAATGGGAAACATATTCAACGATCTGCGCTTCGAAAATCGACGCCAGCCTGATTCGAAAGGCTTGCAGGGAATTGGGCTGATGCTCGAAGGCGGCAAAGAACCGAGAACAATACAGACAATCGCTTCCGGTGATTTCGAATTCGACAACGTGCCTCCGGGTGATTACAAGCTTTCGTTGGATCCTTCCTCCCTCCCACCGAATTACCTCGGTCCTGTCGATTCGATTTCAGTTCACGTGAGTCCGGTCTCGACAGTGATAGAGGATATTCCGATGCGAGCTCTTCGTTCCATTTCAGGACGAGTACTCCTGAGAGTGCCGGCCGATCTGACGAGTTCGTCTTCGACTTCAGCCAAGCTCAAGCAACCGCGCGTTCCCTTGGTGCAACCTGAAAACGAAGAGCAAGAGATGATCCCGGTGGCCGGAGTCGAGGTGACTGCTGGGCCCACTACAGCGACCACGGACAAAGACGGAAAGTTCCTGCTGCGAAATCTGCCGGCAGGCGATCTGAGCGTTTCTATCAAGCCAGTGAGATCGGTGCCTACAGGAATCAGTATCCCGACGGGCAACGTGAAGTTGCCGCCTGAGCCGGTGCAGATTCAAGGGGCAACGATCGTCGTGACCAACGCAGAGTTGCTCCCCTACCTTACGGACGACATATTAAAGGCACCGACAGGACGTGCGCAGCAAGCGATCGCTTCGGCGTATACCCGGGCGCGTGAGCGAGATAAAGAACAGCCACCCGTGGCTCTTGCAAGTTCGCCTACCGCACAACCTAAAGCAGCGTTGCCTGCGAGGACTGAACCTATCTTGCAGCGTAACCAACCTGCGCCTTCGCAGGTGGCGGCGGTTGTACCGGCTCCTGCTCAACCAATCAACAAGCAGCAGGCATCGACTGCCGCAACGATTGCGCCGCCGGTTGTCGTGCGCAGCGGCGAGAAGGCTATTTCTTACGACGCCGTCAATCGGGCAATCTGTGAATCAATGCCATCGCTTGGCGAGGCGGCTCAATGCTTCAACCAACTCAAGCGGGCCGCAGCTACGAACGCTCAAAAGTAGGCCTGAAGTCTTGAAAAGGCGACCTCACAGGATGCAGAAAAATGCTGAGGACTCGCGGTTTTTGTCAGAGCATCGACTTTCAGAAGTTGCGCAATAAATAACATCATAGTTAGCGGAGCTCCCTGATCGCTCCCTGTTATTTTTCTGAAGCCTCGCGCAAAATAGCACTAAGTCGCTTTGTTGACAGTAGGTTAGAAGGAAATCCACAGAATTCCCTGTTAATTCCCTTCGTTTACGGCAAATTTGTAGATTTTGGGCAGAATTTGATAACTTTAAGGTCTAATTCGAAATAATCGCTCTAATTCTCCTTGTTCTTGTCTTTCTGCGCAGGCAGGTCAGGCAAGATTCTCCGAAAAATTACCCCGGTCTCAGCTAGCAGAAGGGCACGGCGGTGCCGCATCGCGACCAGCCGTCCCCTTCAAAACCACGCTTGTTCTAAATCTATTTCGCACGAGACGGCAGGCTAGTCCTTCAGCGAGACCGTCATGTTGTCGACGTAGACGTGATAAGGAGAGCTGCTTCCATCTAGATCGACCTGAAAAGCATTGGTTAGCTCGAGACCATTTCCCGTGAATAGCGCACTGTGCGTAATGTTGACTGGATACGTGACACCATCCACAGTGATCGAGTCGTGAATGACCTGTGTTCCTGAAGCGTGGTACATGGCGATGATGTGATGCCATGTGTCGGGAGCAAAAGGCTGAAACGCAACACTGGTGGCTTCCCAGTGCTTGGTCGTGTAATTGAACACGCGCCACGTCTTGCTGGCATAGTCAGCCTGCCAAGCGTAGTTGTAGGTGTAGCCATTCGCGTTCTGCTGGCATTCAAATTCCAAGGCCTGCGGTGCGCTGGCGTACTGCGCAGGAATGTACAGATCGAATTCATAGCGCAGGTAGCTCACTGGATTCGGCACTGTGGGCTGCTCGATGAAGTAATACCCACCTGAATAGGCCGGACCACCGGTAATCCAGAAGTCAGCAGAGCTGCCGCTTAGCGCTGGACTCGCAAGTCCCTGGGTCACGTCGTAGACTGGCCCCGGCCCGGTGCCGCCCTCGTTGCCGCAGCCGCCACAGGTCTGCCAGCCTTTCTGATTCTGGATGCTGGAAATAATGATGGCCCCGGCCGGTGAAGCTGGTGCACTGCCGTTGTTGCTGCCGCTCGATCCAGTCAACTGCGTTGTCGTACTAGCGGAAGAAGGCTTAGCGTTCGAAACTCCACAACCAGTAATTGAGAAAATTCCAATCGATAACGTTCCTATGGCGCAGAACCCTTTCAGATTCAATTGCATCAAGGACCTTTCGGTCGGTGGGGGAGCCGACTGTCAGGTCAAAGTAGGGGAGCATCTACTCTGGATATATCCGGAGAGGCTTGTAGGTGGGTTAAAGAATTCACCTTAGCTGCGGTCTAGCACCTTAGACGCAGAAGACAAGAACGCTTACTCTCTCGCGGTTGCATCAAAAGTCTTTGTTCTGCGAGGTCCACAAAAGCTCATGTTTGGCGCGAACGTTGCTTCAGGCGAAGTGGAATTCCGAGTATGGGCTCCGAAGCTGCAGAAGCTCTCGGTGGAGTTAAATGGCTCGGCCTTCGAGCTAAGCCGCAACGATGCGGACATCTTCTCCGGCAGTCTTAAGGCCAAGGCAGGAGACCGCTATTGCTACCTCGTCGGAGACAGGCGTCTGCCTGATCCGGTCTCGCGTCTTCTGCCCGAAGGTGCGCATGGACGTACGGAGATCGTCGATCCCGAGGCCTTCGAGTGGAGCGATGAAAGCTGGACAGGTCTTTCGTTCAATGAGTATGTGCTTTACGAGCTCCATGTTGGGACTTTCTCGCCCGAAGGCACCTTCGACGGCGTGATTAACAGGCTTGACTACTTGCGATCGCTCGGCGTAACTGCGATCGAGATCATGCCGGTTGCTGCTTTTCCTGGCGAGCGCAATTGGGGCTACGACGGAGTGTCTCTCTACGCCGTTCAGGCGAGCTACGGTGAACCGGAGGGTCTGAAGCGTCTGGTGAACGCAGCGCATCACGTCGGGCTCGCTGTCGTGGTCGACGTCGTCTACAACCATCTCGGTGCAGAAGGAAATTATCTACGCGAGTTCGGCCCGTACTTTACCGATCGTTATCACACGGTCTGGGGCGACGCCATCAACTACGACGATGAAGGCAGTCAGCAGGTTCGGAAATATGTAATCGAGAACGCGCTGTACTGGATCCGCGAGTATCACATCGATGGCCTGCGTCTCGATGCCATCCAGGCGATCTACGACAGTTCAAAGACGCACATCATCAAGGAACTCGCGCGCGATGTGCAGGAGTTCGCTCGCGGTGCTAACCGACAAATCGCTGTGATAGCCGAATCAGACCAGAACGATCGCAATCTGATTTTGCCGGCCAATGAAGGTGGATTCGGAGTCGACGCTGTGTGGAGCGACGACTTTCATCACTCTGTTCACACGTTTCTGACGAAGGAAAATCGCGGCTATTACCAAGATTACGGAGAACCGGAGAAGATCGTAAAGGCACTGAACGAAGGATTTGTATTTCAAGGACAGCACTATCGCTTCTGGCGCGCCTCGCGCGGCTCGAGCACAGATGGAATTCCGCTGCTCAGACATGTCTTCTGCATTCAGAACCACGATCAGGTTGGCAATCGCTGCAACGGTGAGCGCCTTGCTCATCTAGTGCCGCGTGGGGCTGTCAAAGCAGCAGCCGCGTTACTGCTACTCGCGCCGGAGACGCCGCTGCTCTTCATGGGCGAAGAGTATGCCGAGCCCGCGCACTTCCAGTTCTTCACCGACTATGGAGATAAGAACCTGCAAGAAGCCGTAGTCGAAGGACGAAAGAAGGAGTTCGAAGACTTCGGCTGGGAGGAGACTCCGAATCCGCAGGATCCAGAAACTTTTGCGCGCTCAAAATTGACGTGGAAGACCGACGACGAGATGCTTGCCTGGTACCGGCAGCTCTTGGAACTTCGCCGCAAGTTCGTGACGCACTCACCTCGAACCTGTCGTGCACGACTATCAGATGGAGCGATCGTGCTCGAGGTCCCAGCTCAAAACTCCGAGTTGATACTCAGAGTGCGATTTCCCGGATCGGGCAAATATGTCGGCGAGAAGGAAGGAGCCGAGCAAGTCTTGTTACGCAGTCAAGAAGATGGATACGAGACCGTGATCATCAAAAGCGAGCGTACACCCCAAGCGGTGCAACCGAACCAAGCGGCTGCCGACTAGGTAGTTAAGCGCTCACTCCGGCCACGTGAGACTCTGCGGATTCGAACACTCGCTCTACCGTAGCGGGACATAGGCTGTTGTAGCCGCAGTTCTTGCAATGGAATCCCGGAGTGGGATTGAAAGCTCCTGCTCGAATTCCGTTGGCAACGTCCAGGACCTTGCTGCGAATCTTCTCTTCGTTGTTTACCCGCTCGGTTTCGGCGGTGCTGTTGTCTTCGAGGTTATAGAAGGCCAGTCTCTGAACAGTGTGACCTTCGAGCCTCGCGGCCATCGCGTAGATACCAAGCTGAACGCTTGTATCCGCATCCATATTGCTTTTGGGAGCTCCGGTCTTATAGTCCAGCACCTGGACCCCGCCTCCTTCGAGCCGGTCAATGCGATCGATGCGGCCGTTGATCATCACGTTCTCAATCCCGAAACGGAACTTTTTCTCAGTGCTGAGGACACTTGGTTTGGGTTCAAGTGCGCGCAGCGCAACAAACTGCCGCAGTTGCTCAGCCCCCTGGCGCTCGTAGAGTTTTCTTTGCAGGGGCTCATCGATCTTTGCCTGCTCGAACTCTCGCAGAAAGATCTCCACACTCTCTTCCGCCGTGCGTTCGATCCCGCGCATGGCGGCATCGTAAAAGTCTTTCAGAGTGGAATGCATTGCGGCTCCATACTGCAGGGCGGCAGAAGGCTCCTCAGGAAGCCGCCAGTGCTTTTGCAATGCATACTTGAGCGGACAAATTGCATACGTCTGGATTGCCGACGCACTTAACTCCACAGTTTGTAACGAGCTCTCAACGGCGATAGCTGCCCACGACGGCAGTTCACGCGCAATCTCCTTGCGAGCTGCGTCGCGAGGATCTCGAATTCGGAGCGCATGTCTTACGGTGGAGTCCTCGCCGAGATCGCGTAAGAATCCCGAAGGAGTTTCCTGCTTGTTTTTGCCGCCGCGCAAACGACCATAAAGCGTGAGCGCATCGCGAGCCCGAGTAATGGCCACGTAGAAGAGCCGTCGTTCCTCCTCGCGATGGATCTCCTCATCGCTCTTTCCGGCAAGAGAGTTCGCACGGCTGAGCTCGCGCGGAAATTCAAAGAGTGTCTCCTTGTAGTTCATTGGGAACGACTGGGAAACTACGCGCAAAACGAAGACATTCTTGAATTCCAGCCCCTTGGAAGCGTGGACTGTCAGCAGCTTTACTGCGTCGCGATTCGTATCGGCACTCTCGGAAGGCACCTGGTGGAATTCATCCTCTGGGCGCTCAGGAGAAGCGAGTGGAAGCGTCCCTCCGCCGGTCTTATAAAGGTCAAGGTACTCGAGAAACTCAGGCAGCCGGCCGGTCTGAGCAATGCGCTTCTCGCGCCACTTAGCGGCGAACTCCCGAAGGCGAACCAGCTCAACCGAGGTGCTGAAGATATTCAGAATCGCGGCTGCCGCATCGATGACTTGCAGCAGATCGCCATTCGCAGCATCGCAGCTCTGGGCAAATTCATGAAGCGAACGCAGCAGCTCCGATCCACCGGGCACATCTTCGAGGATCTGAGCGACCTTCGTGCCGCGTGGTGATG containing:
- a CDS encoding SdrD B-like domain-containing protein; the encoded protein is MTVARRTRSTATAVCLLLAGLFVCAPKSLALEPTVLSSVDVYWQSTRTIAAPGVTSVIVLDEEIAHVQLGNDTIEFAGLTRGETVALAYIDGKPFSIVVHVIPHPLKVVPPSLQRRESEFAHGVVGSDVQLSSVQNTSHVTWLSSLGWSQQVGDHYLDFSSQVEDNTQFGGHEANLRTASINYRTPHLTVNAIDFNQSLSGSLGEDRVNNFSTPSIMQLRGGAVTLGSGKNEFSLFAGSTIPYYFLSLNATRDVAGFSFHRRQTSKLNFFGSTSYVNIPTTLTTGTVQRREYAMQNLGLSYRLGQHFLVGAQGGASNRGGMVRGDLSYSSFRFSGYASVISASQTFPLNQLQSLFSGTSAVKGGLSYRWNSRFTQGLYVDHSTITPGLIYRVPGRNDYVSPSAAFTLSRGETLNFSYTYSRNTGGFTPATTTGNRYDVSLNSQLAPRVANTAQVTIGSVQDPLQISSQDQFSVRDSLSIPIKGKSLLLGVEHDRVNPSLITKLNQELNLLSPQLQAQFLADPVAFVDSTNFPPEVKALLLAQQPIGTTVSASTTIVLKSKLRFSPNVSATYGSNGALANNWTQSFGYSLIYQFRPDLQFRSSLNNVLLWDTRQNSTLRTTILSVGFQKTFTAAPGTLPFLHRGRIIEGHVFRDNNINGAFNTNEPGLPGIEVRLEDGQTATTDEQGRYRFSGLSADEHQVSLDLTQFRQPVRMTTRGELTADLVQQHIVVENFGILDFARVMGNIFNDLRFENRRQPDSKGLQGIGLMLEGGKEPRTIQTIASGDFEFDNVPPGDYKLSLDPSSLPPNYLGPVDSISVHVSPVSTVIEDIPMRALRSISGRVLLRVPADLTSSSSTSAKLKQPRVPLVQPENEEQEMIPVAGVEVTAGPTTATTDKDGKFLLRNLPAGDLSVSIKPVRSVPTGISIPTGNVKLPPEPVQIQGATIVVTNAELLPYLTDDILKAPTGRAQQAIASAYTRARERDKEQPPVALASSPTAQPKAALPARTEPILQRNQPAPSQVAAVVPAPAQPINKQQASTAATIAPPVVVRSGEKAISYDAVNRAICESMPSLGEAAQCFNQLKRAAATNAQK
- the treZ gene encoding malto-oligosyltrehalose trehalohydrolase, which codes for MFGANVASGEVEFRVWAPKLQKLSVELNGSAFELSRNDADIFSGSLKAKAGDRYCYLVGDRRLPDPVSRLLPEGAHGRTEIVDPEAFEWSDESWTGLSFNEYVLYELHVGTFSPEGTFDGVINRLDYLRSLGVTAIEIMPVAAFPGERNWGYDGVSLYAVQASYGEPEGLKRLVNAAHHVGLAVVVDVVYNHLGAEGNYLREFGPYFTDRYHTVWGDAINYDDEGSQQVRKYVIENALYWIREYHIDGLRLDAIQAIYDSSKTHIIKELARDVQEFARGANRQIAVIAESDQNDRNLILPANEGGFGVDAVWSDDFHHSVHTFLTKENRGYYQDYGEPEKIVKALNEGFVFQGQHYRFWRASRGSSTDGIPLLRHVFCIQNHDQVGNRCNGERLAHLVPRGAVKAAAALLLLAPETPLLFMGEEYAEPAHFQFFTDYGDKNLQEAVVEGRKKEFEDFGWEETPNPQDPETFARSKLTWKTDDEMLAWYRQLLELRRKFVTHSPRTCRARLSDGAIVLEVPAQNSELILRVRFPGSGKYVGEKEGAEQVLLRSQEDGYETVIIKSERTPQAVQPNQAAAD
- a CDS encoding ATP-dependent DNA helicase; the encoded protein is MLVFTGFMGISYSQLNPKQKQAANHAQGPMLVLAGAGTGKTSVLVHRISRLITGKHAHPNEIRAFTFTHKAAREIRSRVAKSSAGIAASGLHASTFHGYCYQLLREAGEDFQLLDQFELWTFLRQRVADLPLNRFLRAANPGRFLKDLLTFFDRCSDELVDASTYAAYVARVRAGEVAAPRVAKKKQAETMSRETVLELCQEIAAIFTAVETLLASNRLLTFGALVSRATQLLRSDGLLLARERRKARFLLVDEFQDSNHAQIELTRVLAGAEQNVFAVGDPDQAIYHFRGASSAAFTEFISVFDGLEQKNIINLAANQRSTQNILDCGFSSIRHNPGFSPAGSRLSLDRERLLSARDEEDRQTGDALLFATELVDIVPYREYPQECSDIAERILDLHAQGARWSDSAVLFRSHSNAEGLVEELGARSIPFEVQDTDVFESDALRDMVAWLHCAISRTDDVAFFRLALRADSGIDLNTLYAKLSASPRGTKVAQILEDVPGGSELLRSLHEFAQSCDAANGDLLQVIDAAAAILNIFSTSVELVRLREFAAKWREKRIAQTGRLPEFLEYLDLYKTGGGTLPLASPERPEDEFHQVPSESADTNRDAVKLLTVHASKGLEFKNVFVLRVVSQSFPMNYKETLFEFPRELSRANSLAGKSDEEIHREEERRLFYVAITRARDALTLYGRLRGGKNKQETPSGFLRDLGEDSTVRHALRIRDPRDAARKEIARELPSWAAIAVESSLQTVELSASAIQTYAICPLKYALQKHWRLPEEPSAALQYGAAMHSTLKDFYDAAMRGIERTAEESVEIFLREFEQAKIDEPLQRKLYERQGAEQLRQFVALRALEPKPSVLSTEKKFRFGIENVMINGRIDRIDRLEGGGVQVLDYKTGAPKSNMDADTSVQLGIYAMAARLEGHTVQRLAFYNLEDNSTAETERVNNEEKIRSKVLDVANGIRAGAFNPTPGFHCKNCGYNSLCPATVERVFESAESHVAGVSA